The Streptomyces sp. NBC_01353 genome contains a region encoding:
- a CDS encoding ribonuclease D: MTDAQETAADTALRTTGGAPPDDDVPANGLPIPLLEPREGMPPVVETDEALAEVIAAFAAGRGPVAVDAERASGYRYGQRAYLVQLRREGAGTALVDPVGCPDLSGLGEALAGTEWILHAATQDLPCLRDIGMVPTRLFDTELAGRLAGFPRVGLGAMVESVLGYALEKGHSAVDWSTRPLPEPWLRYAALDVELLVDLRDALEKELDRQGKLEWAHQEFDAIASAPPAPPRKDPWRRTSGMHKVRRRRQMAVVRELWTARDRIAQRRDVSPGKVLSDTAIVEAALAVPTNVAALTALPGFGHRMGRRQLEQWQTAVDRAKALPDNELPQPGQPVAGPPPPRAWADKDPAAAARLSAARAAVSALAEELNLPQENLITPDTVRRVCWEPPSPGTPDTVEAALTGYGARPWQVELVTPLLVTALTATA; encoded by the coding sequence GTGACCGACGCCCAAGAGACCGCAGCAGACACAGCACTGCGAACCACCGGGGGCGCTCCCCCGGACGACGACGTCCCTGCGAACGGGCTGCCGATCCCCTTGCTGGAGCCCCGCGAGGGCATGCCGCCCGTCGTCGAGACCGACGAGGCGCTCGCCGAAGTGATCGCCGCCTTCGCCGCGGGCCGCGGCCCCGTCGCCGTCGACGCCGAGCGCGCCTCCGGCTACCGCTACGGGCAGCGCGCCTATCTCGTCCAGCTCCGCCGCGAGGGCGCGGGCACCGCGCTCGTCGACCCCGTGGGCTGCCCCGATCTGTCCGGACTCGGCGAAGCGCTCGCCGGGACCGAGTGGATCCTGCACGCGGCCACCCAGGACCTGCCGTGCCTGCGCGACATAGGCATGGTGCCGACCCGGCTGTTCGACACCGAGCTGGCCGGCCGGCTCGCGGGCTTCCCGCGGGTCGGGCTCGGGGCGATGGTCGAGTCCGTCCTCGGCTACGCCCTGGAGAAGGGGCACTCCGCGGTGGACTGGTCCACCCGCCCGCTGCCCGAGCCCTGGCTCCGGTACGCCGCGCTGGACGTCGAGCTGCTCGTCGACCTGCGTGACGCACTGGAGAAGGAGCTCGACCGCCAGGGCAAGCTGGAGTGGGCCCACCAGGAGTTCGACGCGATCGCCTCGGCCCCGCCCGCGCCGCCGCGCAAGGACCCGTGGCGCCGGACCTCCGGGATGCACAAGGTGCGGCGCCGGCGCCAGATGGCGGTCGTACGGGAGCTGTGGACGGCCCGTGACCGGATCGCGCAGCGGCGGGACGTCTCGCCGGGCAAGGTGCTCAGCGACACCGCGATCGTGGAGGCGGCGCTCGCGGTGCCCACGAACGTGGCCGCGCTGACCGCGCTGCCGGGCTTCGGGCACCGCATGGGCCGACGCCAGCTGGAACAGTGGCAGACGGCCGTGGACCGCGCGAAGGCCCTTCCGGACAACGAGCTCCCCCAGCCCGGCCAGCCGGTCGCGGGCCCCCCGCCGCCCCGCGCCTGGGCGGACAAGGACCCGGCGGCGGCCGCCCGCCTGTCGGCGGCCCGCGCGGCGGTCTCGGCCCTCGCGGAGGAGCTGAACCTCCCCCAGGAGAACCTGATCACCCCGGACACGGTCCGCCGCGTCTGCTGGGAGCCCCCGTCCCCGGGCACGCCCGACACGGTCGAGGCTGCCCTCACGGGCTACGGCGCCCGCCCGTGGCAGGTCGAACTGGTGACCCCGCTCCTGGTGACGGCCCTGACGGCAACGGCGTAA
- a CDS encoding acetyl-CoA C-acyltransferase, giving the protein MPRTVRDVVFVDGVRTPFGKAGPKGIYHETRADDLVVKAIRELLRRNPGLDPAKIDEVAIAATTQIGDQGLTLGRTAGILAGLPQSVPGYSIDRMCAGALTAVTSVAGSIAFGAYDAVIAGGVEHMGRHPMGEGVDPNPRFVSEKLVDESALFMGMTAENLHDRYPSITKQRADEYAVRSQEKAAKAYADGKIQQDLVPISVRRTNAEAGETGWGLVTADEPMRPGTTLESLASLKTPFRVHGNVTAGNAAGLNDGATASIIASEDFARENNLPVKMRLVSYAFAGVEPEVMGYGPIPATEKALAQAGLSIEDIDLFEINEAFAVQVLAFLEHYGIADDDARVNQYGGAIAYGHPLASSGVRLMTQLARQFEENPQVRYGLNTMCVGFGMGATVIWENPHWEGK; this is encoded by the coding sequence GTGCCTCGTACCGTCAGGGACGTCGTCTTCGTCGACGGCGTCCGCACCCCGTTCGGCAAGGCGGGCCCGAAGGGCATCTACCACGAGACCCGCGCCGACGATCTCGTCGTGAAGGCCATCCGGGAGCTGCTGCGCCGCAACCCCGGCCTCGACCCCGCGAAGATCGACGAGGTCGCCATCGCCGCGACCACGCAGATCGGTGACCAGGGTCTGACCCTCGGCCGCACCGCCGGCATCCTCGCCGGTCTGCCGCAGTCCGTCCCGGGCTACTCCATCGACCGCATGTGCGCCGGTGCCCTCACCGCCGTCACCTCGGTCGCCGGCTCCATCGCGTTCGGCGCCTACGACGCCGTCATCGCCGGTGGCGTCGAGCACATGGGCCGCCACCCCATGGGCGAGGGCGTCGACCCGAACCCGCGGTTCGTGAGCGAGAAGCTGGTCGACGAGTCCGCCCTGTTCATGGGCATGACCGCCGAGAACCTGCACGACCGCTACCCGAGCATCACCAAGCAGCGCGCCGACGAGTACGCCGTGCGCTCGCAGGAGAAGGCCGCCAAGGCGTACGCCGACGGCAAGATCCAGCAGGACCTGGTGCCGATCTCGGTCCGCCGCACCAACGCCGAGGCCGGCGAGACCGGCTGGGGCCTGGTCACCGCCGACGAGCCGATGCGCCCGGGCACCACCCTGGAGTCGCTGGCGAGCCTGAAGACGCCGTTCCGCGTCCACGGCAACGTCACCGCCGGTAACGCGGCCGGTCTCAACGACGGCGCCACCGCCTCGATCATCGCCTCCGAGGACTTCGCCCGCGAGAACAACCTCCCGGTGAAGATGCGCCTCGTCTCGTACGCCTTCGCCGGCGTCGAGCCCGAGGTCATGGGCTACGGCCCGATCCCCGCGACGGAGAAGGCGCTCGCCCAGGCCGGTCTCTCGATCGAGGACATCGACCTCTTCGAGATCAACGAGGCCTTCGCGGTCCAGGTCCTGGCGTTCCTGGAGCACTACGGCATCGCCGACGACGACGCCCGCGTCAACCAGTACGGCGGCGCCATCGCCTACGGTCACCCGCTCGCCTCCTCCGGCGTCCGTCTCATGACGCAGCTGGCCCGCCAGTTCGAGGAGAACCCGCAGGTCCGTTACGGCCTCAACACGATGTGCGTCGGCTTCGGCATGGGCGCGACCGTCATCTGGGAGAACCCCCACTGGGAGGGCAAGTGA
- a CDS encoding 3-hydroxyacyl-CoA dehydrogenase NAD-binding domain-containing protein has product MSTTAELLKGAAELFPDEVVTSAHVRHFELPAGAGRFALITLDNGFDHTKPTTFGPQSLANLNTAIDQVEAEAANGEIVGVGVTGKPFIFAVGADLKGVELLKQHSDALAIGKGGHDVFKRLSALAVPTFAYYNGAAMGGGVEVGLHCTYRTVSKALPAFSLPEVFLGLVPGWGGCTILPNLIGADKAVTVIIENSLNQNRQLKGKQVFELGIADAIFEGADFLEQSLIWTASVLNGSVTVERPEIDRGEGWDQAVAKGRFIADSKVHGAAPAAYRALDIIEASKDGDLQKGFAAEDQALADLIMGGELRSGIYAFNLVQKRGKRPAGAPDKSLARPVTKVGVVGAGLMASQLALLFLRRLEVPVVLTDIDQERVDKGVGYVHAEIEKLLGKGRINQDKANRLKGLVSGVLDKAAGFADADFIIEAVFEEMSVKQKVFAEVEAVAPAHAILATNTSSLSVSEMASKLQHPERVVGFHFFNPVAILPLLEIVRGEKTDDASLATAFGVAKKLKKTAVLTKDAPAFVVNRILTRFMGEIQNVIDEGTSVETAEKAIEPLGLPMSPLVLLELVGPAIGLHVSETLNRAFPERFTVSPNLAAVVKAGKRGFYTYDSGKPELDPEVAALLVQGDSVLTEEQVRDRVLDAVAQEIGLMLEEGVVAEAQDIDLCLITGAGWPFHLGGITPYLDREGVSQRVNGKPFLAQGVASVPA; this is encoded by the coding sequence GTGAGCACCACCGCCGAGCTTCTGAAGGGTGCGGCCGAGCTGTTCCCGGACGAGGTCGTCACCAGCGCCCACGTACGGCACTTCGAACTGCCCGCGGGTGCGGGCCGGTTCGCGCTGATCACGCTGGACAACGGCTTCGACCACACCAAGCCGACCACCTTCGGTCCGCAGTCCCTGGCGAACCTCAACACGGCGATCGACCAGGTCGAGGCCGAGGCCGCCAACGGTGAGATCGTCGGCGTCGGTGTCACCGGCAAGCCGTTCATCTTCGCGGTGGGCGCCGACCTCAAGGGCGTCGAGCTGCTCAAGCAGCACTCCGACGCGCTCGCCATCGGCAAGGGCGGCCACGACGTCTTCAAGCGTCTGTCCGCGCTGGCCGTGCCGACCTTCGCGTACTACAACGGCGCGGCGATGGGCGGCGGTGTCGAGGTCGGTCTGCACTGCACCTACCGCACCGTCTCCAAGGCCCTGCCGGCCTTCTCGCTGCCCGAGGTCTTCCTCGGTCTGGTCCCCGGCTGGGGCGGCTGCACGATCCTGCCGAACCTGATCGGTGCCGACAAGGCCGTCACGGTCATCATCGAGAACTCGCTGAACCAGAACCGTCAGCTCAAGGGCAAGCAGGTCTTCGAGCTCGGCATCGCCGACGCGATCTTCGAGGGCGCGGACTTCCTGGAGCAGTCGCTGATCTGGACCGCCTCGGTCCTCAACGGCTCGGTCACGGTGGAGCGTCCGGAGATCGACCGCGGTGAGGGCTGGGACCAGGCCGTCGCCAAGGGCCGGTTCATCGCCGACTCCAAGGTGCACGGCGCTGCCCCGGCCGCGTACCGCGCCCTGGACATCATCGAGGCGTCCAAGGACGGCGACCTGCAGAAGGGCTTCGCAGCCGAGGACCAGGCCCTCGCGGACCTGATCATGGGCGGCGAGCTGCGCTCGGGCATCTACGCCTTCAACCTGGTGCAGAAGCGCGGCAAGCGCCCGGCCGGTGCCCCGGACAAGTCGCTGGCCCGCCCGGTCACCAAGGTCGGTGTCGTCGGCGCCGGTCTGATGGCCTCCCAGCTCGCGCTGCTCTTCCTGCGCCGCCTCGAGGTGCCGGTCGTCCTGACCGACATCGACCAGGAGCGCGTCGACAAGGGTGTGGGCTACGTCCACGCCGAGATCGAGAAGCTGCTCGGCAAGGGCCGGATCAACCAGGACAAGGCCAACCGTCTCAAGGGCCTGGTCTCCGGTGTCCTGGACAAGGCCGCCGGCTTCGCGGACGCGGACTTCATCATCGAGGCCGTGTTCGAGGAGATGTCCGTCAAGCAGAAGGTGTTCGCGGAGGTCGAGGCGGTCGCCCCGGCGCACGCGATCCTCGCCACCAACACCTCCTCGCTCTCGGTGTCGGAGATGGCCTCCAAGCTCCAGCACCCGGAGCGCGTGGTCGGCTTCCACTTCTTCAACCCGGTCGCGATCCTTCCGCTCCTGGAGATCGTGCGCGGCGAGAAGACGGACGACGCCTCCCTCGCGACCGCGTTCGGTGTCGCGAAGAAGCTGAAGAAGACCGCGGTCCTCACCAAGGACGCCCCGGCGTTCGTCGTGAACCGCATCCTGACCCGCTTCATGGGCGAGATCCAGAACGTCATCGACGAGGGCACCTCGGTCGAGACCGCCGAGAAGGCCATCGAGCCGCTCGGTCTGCCGATGTCGCCGCTGGTCCTCCTGGAGCTCGTCGGCCCGGCGATCGGTCTGCACGTCTCCGAGACCTTGAACCGCGCCTTCCCGGAGCGCTTCACCGTCTCCCCGAACCTGGCGGCCGTGGTCAAGGCCGGCAAGCGCGGCTTCTACACGTACGACTCCGGCAAGCCGGAGCTGGACCCCGAGGTCGCCGCCCTCCTGGTGCAGGGCGACTCCGTCCTGACGGAGGAGCAGGTCCGCGACCGCGTCCTGGACGCGGTGGCGCAGGAGATCGGCCTGATGCTGGAGGAGGGTGTCGTCGCCGAGGCGCAGGACATCGACCTCTGCCTGATCACGGGCGCGGGCTGGCCCTTCCACCTGGGCGGCATCACGCCGTACCTGGACCGTGAGGGCGTCTCCCAGCGGGTGAACGGCAAGCCGTTCCTCGCGCAGGGCGTGGCGAGCGTCCCCGCGTAA
- a CDS encoding LCP family protein — translation MTQDIPTPESGSDSDGSPSRSRRAPKRRRRTGRIVLLTLLVLLLAAGGAVYGMYSSIDGNIKAVDLDKELGDDRPQKPVAAGQNLLVLGSDSRAGANAALDGGKVSGARSDTALVVHIPEGRTKAVAISIPRDTLVSRPECPRKGGGTTPSAERVMFNSVYAQHGPACVVKTVEKMSGVRLDHYLEIDFSGFKDLVDAIGGVTVDLDQPIRNGAAGLDLAAGPQKLDGTQSLAFVRTRYGVGDGSDLGRIGNQQKFLMALLTEIKKQDLLGSPAKTYKIADSATKALTTDSGLDSLTALSDFAQSMNGVNPSSMETIMLPVAYDKKDPNRVVAHEPNASQLWKAIRQDSPIPESAKKSRATGG, via the coding sequence ATGACCCAGGACATACCCACGCCGGAATCCGGCAGCGATTCCGACGGCTCCCCCTCGCGTTCGCGCAGGGCGCCGAAGCGCAGGCGGCGGACCGGACGGATCGTCCTGCTGACGCTGCTCGTCCTCCTCCTCGCCGCCGGCGGCGCCGTGTACGGGATGTACTCGAGCATCGACGGCAACATCAAGGCCGTGGACCTCGACAAGGAACTCGGGGACGACCGGCCGCAGAAGCCGGTGGCCGCCGGCCAGAACCTGCTCGTGCTCGGTTCGGACTCGCGGGCCGGGGCCAACGCGGCGCTCGACGGGGGCAAGGTGTCCGGCGCCCGGTCGGACACCGCTCTGGTGGTCCACATACCCGAGGGCCGGACGAAGGCCGTCGCGATCAGCATTCCCCGCGACACCCTGGTGTCCCGGCCCGAGTGCCCGCGGAAGGGCGGCGGCACCACGCCCTCCGCCGAGCGCGTCATGTTCAACTCGGTCTACGCCCAGCACGGTCCGGCCTGTGTGGTGAAGACCGTCGAGAAGATGTCGGGCGTGCGGCTCGACCACTATCTGGAAATCGACTTCTCCGGGTTCAAGGACCTCGTCGACGCCATCGGCGGCGTCACCGTCGACCTCGACCAGCCCATCAGGAACGGCGCGGCCGGACTCGACCTCGCCGCCGGTCCGCAGAAGCTGGACGGCACCCAGTCCCTCGCCTTCGTACGGACCCGGTACGGCGTCGGAGACGGCAGCGACCTCGGCCGCATAGGCAACCAGCAGAAGTTCCTGATGGCGCTGCTCACCGAGATCAAGAAGCAGGACCTGCTGGGCAGCCCGGCCAAGACCTACAAGATCGCCGACTCCGCGACCAAGGCGCTCACCACGGACTCGGGACTGGATTCGCTGACGGCCCTGAGCGATTTCGCTCAGTCGATGAACGGTGTGAACCCGAGCAGCATGGAGACGATCATGCTGCCCGTTGCGTACGACAAGAAGGACCCGAACCGCGTGGTGGCCCACGAGCCGAACGCGTCGCAGCTGTGGAAGGCGATCCGGCAGGACTCCCCGATCCCCGAGTCGGCGAAGAAGTCCCGCGCGACCGGCGGCTGA
- a CDS encoding NTP pyrophosphohydrolase: MDLELPLLIVDGANVVGSVPDGWWRDRRAAAERLRDRLAAAGGPEGGPFEIVLVVEGRARGVESVPRVRVEEAPGSGDDLIVDLARNASGRPCLVVTADRELRRRVGEHGARCVGPRALPETA; this comes from the coding sequence ATGGACCTGGAACTGCCCCTGCTGATCGTCGACGGCGCCAACGTGGTGGGCTCGGTACCCGACGGCTGGTGGCGGGACCGGCGTGCGGCGGCCGAGCGGCTGCGGGACCGGCTCGCGGCCGCGGGCGGGCCGGAGGGTGGCCCCTTCGAGATCGTGCTGGTCGTCGAGGGCCGGGCCCGCGGCGTGGAGTCCGTGCCCCGCGTACGGGTCGAGGAGGCGCCGGGCAGCGGCGACGACCTCATCGTGGACCTGGCCCGGAACGCGAGCGGTCGGCCGTGCCTGGTGGTCACGGCCGACCGTGAACTGCGCCGGCGGGTGGGCGAGCACGGGGCCCGTTGCGTGGGCCCCCGCGCCCTTCCGGAGACGGCCTAG
- a CDS encoding amino acid permease, with translation MFRTKTVEQSIRDTEEPEHALKKSLSAWDLMVFGVGVIIGTGIFVLTGKVAKENAGPATALAFVAAGIVCALAALCYAEFASTVPVAGSAYTFAYASIGELPAWIIGWDLVLEFALGTAVVAVGWSGYVRSLMDNVDWHLPASLQGPDVPNGTFDILAFLLVLVLTVVLVLGMKLSARITAIVVAIKVTVVMIVIIAGLFFIVGDNYDPFIPDAVTPPGGGSAWDAPLVQTIFGYEATNFGVMGIFTAASVVFFAFIGFDVVATAAEETKLPQRDMPRGILGSLLICTVLYVAVALVVTGMQHYTELSVSAPLADAFKAVGHPFYAGVISFGAAVGLTTVCLILLLGQTRVFFAMSRDGLLPRFFSVTHPRFRTPYRPTILLGVIIAIVAGFTSINELATLVNIGTLFAFVVVAFGVMVLRRTRPDLHRAFRTPWVPALPILSIAASVWLMLNLPGETWFRFAVWMAIGIVVYFLYGRSHSRLGRAGKDALY, from the coding sequence ATGTTCCGGACGAAAACGGTCGAGCAGTCGATCCGGGACACCGAGGAGCCCGAGCACGCGCTCAAGAAATCGCTCTCCGCCTGGGACCTGATGGTCTTCGGCGTCGGCGTCATCATCGGCACCGGCATCTTCGTGCTCACCGGCAAGGTGGCCAAGGAGAACGCGGGACCGGCCACCGCACTGGCCTTCGTCGCGGCCGGCATCGTCTGCGCGCTCGCGGCCCTGTGCTACGCCGAGTTCGCCTCGACGGTCCCCGTCGCCGGTTCGGCCTACACCTTCGCGTACGCCTCCATCGGCGAACTCCCGGCCTGGATCATCGGCTGGGACCTCGTCCTGGAGTTCGCGCTCGGCACGGCCGTCGTCGCGGTGGGCTGGTCCGGCTACGTACGCTCCCTGATGGACAACGTGGACTGGCATCTACCGGCCTCGTTGCAAGGGCCCGACGTGCCCAACGGCACCTTCGACATCCTGGCCTTCCTGCTGGTCCTGGTACTGACCGTGGTCCTCGTCCTGGGCATGAAGCTGTCCGCCCGCATCACCGCGATCGTCGTGGCCATCAAGGTCACGGTCGTCATGATCGTGATCATCGCGGGTCTCTTCTTCATCGTGGGCGACAACTACGACCCCTTCATCCCCGACGCGGTCACCCCGCCCGGCGGCGGATCGGCCTGGGACGCCCCGTTGGTCCAGACGATCTTCGGGTACGAGGCCACCAACTTCGGCGTCATGGGCATCTTCACCGCAGCCTCCGTCGTCTTCTTCGCCTTCATCGGCTTCGACGTGGTCGCCACCGCCGCCGAGGAGACCAAGCTCCCGCAGCGTGACATGCCGCGCGGCATCCTCGGCTCGCTCCTCATCTGCACGGTGCTCTACGTCGCCGTCGCGCTGGTCGTGACGGGTATGCAGCACTACACCGAGCTGTCCGTGAGCGCACCGCTCGCCGACGCCTTCAAGGCCGTCGGACACCCCTTCTACGCCGGCGTGATCAGCTTCGGCGCCGCCGTCGGCCTCACCACCGTCTGTCTGATCCTGCTGCTCGGCCAGACCCGGGTGTTCTTCGCGATGAGCCGCGACGGACTGCTGCCCCGCTTCTTCTCCGTCACGCACCCGCGCTTCAGGACGCCGTACCGGCCGACCATCCTGCTCGGCGTGATCATCGCGATCGTGGCCGGCTTCACCAGCATCAACGAGCTCGCGACCCTGGTGAACATCGGCACGCTCTTCGCCTTCGTCGTCGTTGCCTTCGGCGTGATGGTGCTGCGCCGGACCCGCCCCGACCTGCACCGCGCCTTCCGTACGCCGTGGGTGCCGGCGCTCCCGATCCTGTCCATCGCCGCGTCGGTCTGGCTGATGCTCAACCTGCCGGGCGAGACCTGGTTCCGCTTCGCGGTCTGGATGGCCATCGGCATCGTCGTGTACTTCCTGTACGGCCGCTCCCACAGCCGCCTGGGCAGGGCGGGCAAGGACGCGCTCTACTAG
- the dxs gene encoding 1-deoxy-D-xylulose-5-phosphate synthase: protein MALLTRIRGPRDLDRLSPEQLDQLAAEIRTFLVDAVSKTGGHLGPNLGVVELTIALHRVFDSPKDKVLWDTGHQSYVHKLLTGRQDFSRLKMKGGLSGYPAQAESEHDVIENSHASTVLGWADGLAKANEVLKKDDHVVAVIGDGALTGGMAWEALNNIAAAKDRPLVIVVNDNERSYAPTIGGLANHLATLRTTDGYERFLARGKDILERTPVVGKPLYETLHGAKKGLKDFIAPQGMFEDLGLKYVGPIDGHDIEALESALTRAKRFGGPVIVHCLTEKGRGYQPALQDEADRFHAVGKIHPDTGLPISSSGADWTGVFAQEMVELGKERQDIVAITAAMLQPVGLDKFAKEFPERVYDVGIAEQHAAVSAAGLATGGLHPVFAVYATFLNRAFDQVLMDVALHKCGVTFVLDRAGVTGTDGASHNGMWDMSILQVVPGLRLAAPRDADQVRAQLREAVEVSDAPTVVRFSKGAVGPAVPALRRIGGMDVLREPGTDRPDVLLVSVGALAPMCLEIADLLDKQGISTTVVDPRWVKPVDEALAPLAEEHRVVVTVEDNSRVGGVGSAVAQALRDAGVDVPLRDFGIPPRFLDHASRAEVMAEIGLTAPDIARQVTGLVSRLDVRYEESSRAVEPARD, encoded by the coding sequence GTGGCATTGCTGACCCGTATCAGGGGACCGCGCGATCTGGACCGGCTCTCCCCGGAACAGCTGGACCAGCTGGCCGCGGAGATCAGGACGTTTCTCGTGGACGCCGTCTCCAAGACCGGCGGCCACCTCGGTCCCAACCTCGGTGTGGTCGAGCTGACCATCGCCCTGCACCGGGTGTTCGACTCCCCGAAGGACAAGGTCCTCTGGGACACCGGCCACCAGAGCTATGTCCACAAGCTGCTCACGGGCCGCCAGGACTTCTCCAGGCTCAAGATGAAGGGCGGCCTGTCCGGCTACCCCGCTCAGGCCGAGTCCGAGCACGACGTCATCGAGAACTCGCACGCCTCGACCGTCCTCGGCTGGGCCGACGGCCTCGCCAAGGCCAACGAGGTCCTGAAGAAGGACGACCACGTCGTCGCCGTGATCGGCGACGGAGCCCTCACGGGCGGCATGGCCTGGGAGGCGCTGAACAACATCGCCGCCGCCAAGGACCGCCCGCTGGTCATCGTCGTCAACGACAACGAGCGCTCGTACGCGCCCACGATCGGCGGCCTCGCCAACCACCTGGCCACGCTCCGTACCACCGACGGCTACGAGCGCTTCCTCGCCCGCGGCAAGGACATCCTGGAGCGCACCCCCGTCGTCGGGAAGCCGCTCTACGAGACCCTGCACGGCGCCAAGAAGGGCCTGAAGGACTTCATCGCCCCGCAGGGCATGTTCGAGGACCTCGGCCTGAAGTACGTCGGTCCGATCGACGGCCACGACATCGAGGCCCTGGAGTCCGCCCTGACGCGTGCCAAGCGCTTCGGCGGCCCGGTGATCGTCCACTGCCTCACGGAGAAGGGCCGCGGCTACCAGCCCGCCCTCCAGGACGAGGCCGACCGCTTCCACGCCGTCGGCAAGATCCACCCCGACACCGGCCTGCCGATCTCCTCCTCCGGAGCCGACTGGACCGGCGTCTTCGCGCAGGAGATGGTCGAGCTCGGCAAGGAGCGCCAGGACATCGTCGCGATCACCGCGGCCATGCTCCAGCCCGTCGGCCTCGACAAGTTCGCCAAGGAATTCCCCGAGCGGGTGTACGACGTCGGCATCGCCGAGCAGCACGCCGCGGTCTCCGCGGCCGGCCTGGCCACCGGCGGACTCCACCCCGTCTTCGCGGTCTACGCGACCTTCCTCAACCGCGCCTTCGACCAGGTCCTGATGGACGTGGCCCTGCACAAGTGCGGTGTCACCTTCGTCCTGGACCGGGCCGGCGTCACCGGTACGGACGGCGCCTCCCACAACGGCATGTGGGACATGTCGATCCTTCAGGTCGTCCCCGGCCTCAGGCTCGCCGCGCCGCGCGACGCCGACCAGGTCCGCGCCCAGCTGCGCGAGGCCGTCGAGGTCTCCGACGCGCCGACCGTCGTGCGCTTCTCCAAGGGCGCCGTCGGACCCGCCGTACCGGCCCTGCGCCGCATCGGTGGCATGGACGTGCTCCGCGAGCCGGGCACCGACAGGCCCGACGTCCTCCTGGTCTCGGTCGGCGCGCTCGCGCCGATGTGCCTGGAGATCGCCGACCTCCTCGACAAGCAGGGCATCTCCACCACCGTCGTCGACCCCCGCTGGGTCAAGCCGGTCGACGAGGCGCTCGCCCCGCTCGCCGAGGAGCACCGGGTCGTCGTCACCGTCGAGGACAACAGCCGGGTCGGCGGTGTCGGCTCGGCCGTCGCCCAGGCCCTGCGTGACGCCGGTGTGGACGTACCGCTGCGCGACTTCGGCATCCCGCCGCGCTTCCTCGACCACGCCTCGCGCGCCGAGGTGATGGCCGAGATCGGTCTGACCGCCCCGGACATCGCCCGCCAGGTCACCGGCCTCGTCTCGCGCCTCGACGTCAGGTACGAGGAGAGCAGCCGGGCCGTGGAGCCCGCCCGCGACTGA